From a region of the Coregonus clupeaformis isolate EN_2021a unplaced genomic scaffold, ASM2061545v1 scaf1380, whole genome shotgun sequence genome:
- the zgc:158320 gene encoding THAP domain-containing protein 3: MPRECAVKMCENKQKTWSALMFHRFPLSNPDRLKLWMVALNKDADTPTEDLRKLLVCSEHFLPGDYYEKLGQDRHTRMRIMKSFLKDTAVPSVGVHTPGQRGIIAVETGDVPPAVDNPPGTDSASPPTPQQSSTHGGSGVATATAGFVSQLGLQLNSRQQTASGTEPASSSGTYVALALRKNIPSKTTTGDACRRKKPKPNVLVERRKKGRMDTAVKTTAVKDCASMRSAEAAGDAAGPSVVTPFTSYSPSASSQGSSSDTSVPGEEDGGGGGGGGGWSERKWIVNESKLKELFQTCHRCGAALRSRTITALGYSQIKVTWSCPDKHRGEWQSCPDAFGVGHYLQMVGYRVVLDSMSSQFLSHD; the protein is encoded by the exons ATGCCTCGTGAGTGCGCTGTTAAAATGTGCGAAAACAAACAAAAGACTTGGTCGGCTCTAATGTTCCACCGATTTCCATTGAGTAATCCGGACCGATTGAAACTATGGATGGTTGCCCTGAACAAAGATGCTGATACTCCGACCGAGGACCTCAGAAAGTTACTAGTTTGCTCGGAACATTTTCTACCGGGGGACTATTATGAGAAGTTGGGACAGGACAGACATACGAGGATGAGAATCATGAAAAGTTTCCTGAAGGATACAGCGGTGCCATCAGTGGGCGTTCACACGCCAGGACAACGTGGAATAATTGCG GTTGAGACAGGAGACGTGCCTCCAGCTGTAGACAATCCACCAGGTACAGACTCAGCATCTCCTCCAACCCCACAACAGAGCTCCACCCATGGAGGGTCAGGTGTTGCTACGGCTACTGCAGGGTTCGTCTCCCAACTGGGTCTGCAGCTGAACAGTCGTCAACAGACAGCGTCAGGGACAGAGCCTGCTTCAAGCTCTGGGACGTACGTGGCCCTGGCACTTAGGAAG AATATTCCCTCTAAGACTACAACGGGGGACGCATGCAGAAGGAAAAAACCAAAGCCCAACGTTCTT GTGGAGCGCAGGAAGAAAGGCCGAATGGACACAGCCGTTAAGACGACTGCAGTGAAGGACTGTGCCAGTATGAGGTCTGCGGAGGCTGCCGGCGACGCTGCCGGTCCCAGTGTCGTCACGCCTTTCACCAGCTACAGCCCCTCCGCCTCCAGCCAGGGATCCAGCTCTGACACTAGTGTGCCGGGagaagaggatggaggaggaggaggaggaggaggaggatggagcgaAAGGAAGTGGATCGTGAACGAGTCGAAACTCAAGGAGCTTTTCCAGACGTGTCACCGGTGTGGAGCTGCCCTGCGCAGCAGGACTATAACCGCTTTGGGTTACAGCCAAATCAAAGTGACGTGGTCTTGTCCCGACAAGCACAGAGGAGAGTGGCAGTCATGTCCTGATGCCTTTGGTGTTGGTCACTACCTGCAGATGGTTGGTTACAGAGTGGTGCTGGACTCCATGAGTAGTCAGTTTTTAAGTCACGACTAA